A single window of uncultured Methanospirillum sp. DNA harbors:
- a CDS encoding DHH family phosphoesterase gives MPKGTETVVYSLGDGCSLADVVVGKTYSGTVQGFAAFGTFVYLNSSTKGLVHKSNMLTSHQEGDSILVRVGNIRDNGNIDLEEVVITSYQVQPVICKKRAIQLNELRGKVGRRVMVECVVAQVKQTSGPTIFTFIDATGSENGAGFVEAGKRAFPDANQGDVVRATGEVMQRGGQIQIELENLTVLRGSEADEVLAGIEQAIDTRAEPPEVPLLVDSEVLEKLRPAMRKIAKIIRRAVFTAQPILLRHHADADGICSAVSIEQAVISLINESGGDYDADYYLFKRAPSKAPFYEIEDIVRDLDYATRDNVRFGQKMPLVLLTDNGSTEEDLPAMKMAKVYGIPMIVFDHHHPDEIVDQFLEAHVNPYHVGGDYGITAGMLGTEIARLISPSVDRQIRHIAAVAGVADRSEAPERSRYLELSADRFSEDECRRIALALDYIQFYLRFNDGKELIKDILDLNGNHERHLQMVKLLEDEANAAIIEQVKTCMPHVGHTVLGNGAHLFTIDVEIHAHKFTFPPPGKTCGEVHDRLCQQYAGEPVVTLGFGPDFVVLRSRGVLMNIPRMVRELRDDLPGAGVNGGGHLVVGSIKFVEGMRPEVTERLSEKIAQFSTVE, from the coding sequence ATGCCAAAAGGAACAGAGACTGTTGTATACAGCCTGGGTGATGGATGCAGTCTCGCTGACGTGGTTGTCGGCAAGACGTACTCCGGTACTGTCCAGGGGTTTGCTGCGTTCGGGACATTTGTGTACCTGAACAGTTCAACCAAAGGGCTAGTTCATAAAAGCAATATGCTTACCAGTCACCAGGAAGGGGATTCGATCCTGGTGCGGGTTGGAAATATCAGGGATAACGGAAATATCGACCTTGAGGAGGTCGTCATCACCTCGTACCAGGTTCAGCCGGTGATCTGTAAGAAGCGTGCTATCCAACTCAACGAACTGAGAGGAAAAGTCGGACGGAGAGTGATGGTTGAGTGCGTGGTTGCCCAGGTGAAACAGACTTCAGGGCCTACGATCTTCACATTTATTGATGCAACCGGATCAGAGAATGGAGCCGGATTTGTAGAGGCCGGGAAACGGGCATTTCCTGATGCAAACCAGGGCGATGTTGTCCGAGCGACCGGAGAAGTGATGCAGCGGGGAGGTCAGATTCAGATCGAACTTGAGAACCTGACTGTGCTCCGGGGAAGCGAGGCTGATGAGGTTCTTGCCGGCATTGAACAGGCCATCGATACCCGGGCCGAGCCACCTGAAGTGCCGCTTCTTGTGGATAGCGAAGTGCTTGAGAAACTCAGGCCTGCAATGCGAAAGATCGCAAAGATCATCAGGCGTGCTGTCTTCACAGCCCAGCCGATCCTTCTTCGCCACCATGCCGATGCCGACGGGATATGTTCTGCAGTCTCAATTGAACAGGCTGTCATCTCCCTGATAAACGAGTCCGGAGGAGACTACGATGCCGATTATTATCTCTTCAAGCGTGCCCCCTCGAAAGCTCCGTTCTATGAGATAGAGGACATCGTCAGGGATCTTGATTATGCGACCAGAGACAACGTCCGGTTCGGGCAGAAGATGCCGCTGGTGCTGCTGACCGATAACGGGTCGACTGAAGAGGATCTCCCTGCCATGAAGATGGCAAAGGTCTATGGGATTCCTATGATTGTCTTCGACCATCACCATCCTGATGAGATCGTTGATCAGTTCCTAGAAGCGCATGTCAACCCGTACCATGTCGGTGGAGACTATGGTATCACCGCCGGTATGCTCGGTACCGAGATTGCCCGCCTGATCAGCCCGTCTGTTGATCGACAGATCAGACATATCGCCGCTGTAGCCGGTGTTGCAGACCGGAGCGAGGCTCCGGAGCGGAGCAGATATCTTGAACTCTCTGCGGATCGGTTTTCAGAGGATGAGTGCAGACGGATAGCTCTGGCACTAGACTACATTCAGTTTTATCTCCGGTTTAACGATGGAAAGGAACTGATAAAAGATATTTTAGATCTGAATGGCAACCATGAGCGTCACCTTCAGATGGTCAAACTGCTGGAAGATGAAGCCAATGCAGCGATAATCGAACAGGTGAAAACCTGCATGCCGCACGTGGGTCATACAGTGCTAGGGAATGGTGCTCACCTCTTCACGATCGACGTCGAGATCCACGCCCACAAGTTTACATTCCCACCACCGGGCAAGACCTGCGGGGAGGTCCATGACCGTCTCTGTCAGCAATATGCCGGTGAACCGGTTGTTACCCTCGGGTTCGGGCCTGATTTTGTTGTGCTGAGATCTCGTGGTGTACTCATGAATATCCCGAGGATGGTCAGAGAACTTCGTGATGATCTCCCCGGGGCCGGAGTCAACGGTGGCGGACATCTTGTAGTGGGCAGTATAAAATTTGTCGAAGGAATGCGCCCGGAAGTTACCGAAAGGCTTTCAGAAAAGATTGCTCAGTTTTCAACAGTTGAATAA
- a CDS encoding sugar phosphate isomerase/epimerase family protein, producing MSICPYFGSSAKVWDEIDWIFGIEEVGFSGWEVCADGNYHFSRPDSYNSVIETLASTSLKVTVHAPYGDLNPAAINEPIWKETVHQISECIRKAAPITDRVTIHPGYLSCTGKLVPDKIWQLQKDALREFGKVAQEYGVTACIENMPNIPDFLCQYPEEILGLIEDIEGIGLTIDFGHANTLGKVDAFRKYLDHASHIHIHDNHGKSDEHLPLGAGTINWKRLSKDLLDHYSGVVVVEGRSIAEAKRSFDLIRGWGP from the coding sequence ATGAGTATTTGTCCATATTTTGGATCGTCAGCAAAAGTCTGGGATGAGATCGACTGGATATTTGGTATTGAAGAGGTGGGGTTTTCAGGCTGGGAGGTATGTGCAGACGGCAATTACCATTTCAGCAGACCTGACTCCTACAACTCTGTCATTGAGACACTGGCAAGCACCTCGCTCAAGGTAACCGTACATGCTCCCTATGGTGATCTCAATCCGGCTGCCATCAATGAGCCGATCTGGAAGGAGACTGTTCATCAGATCTCTGAATGCATCAGGAAAGCTGCTCCCATCACAGACCGGGTTACTATTCATCCGGGTTATCTCTCCTGTACAGGTAAACTGGTACCTGACAAGATCTGGCAACTCCAGAAGGATGCCCTCCGTGAGTTCGGGAAGGTTGCACAGGAATATGGAGTGACTGCGTGTATCGAGAATATGCCCAACATTCCTGACTTTCTCTGTCAGTACCCTGAAGAGATCCTCGGTCTGATCGAAGATATTGAAGGAATCGGGCTGACCATAGATTTCGGTCATGCAAACACTCTCGGGAAGGTTGATGCGTTTAGAAAATACCTGGACCATGCATCGCATATTCACATCCATGATAACCATGGCAAATCTGACGAACACCTTCCATTAGGTGCAGGGACCATCAACTGGAAGCGTCTCTCAAAGGATCTTCTTGACCACTACTCTGGCGTGGTGGTTGTGGAAGGGCGTTCGATAGCGGAAGCAAAGCGATCATTTGATCTGATAAGGGGGTGGGGACCATAG
- a CDS encoding anaerobic ribonucleoside-triphosphate reductase activating protein translates to MNFAGFVPLSTVDWRGRSVCVIFFRGCPVRCWYCQNPGIQSGTDMMASDDVLGMIRSASLLISGVVFSGGEATMQPDALRYLADQVKQMGLAVGLHTNGVFPEVLDDLISRMLIDLIALDIKPDWNLNTVKGKERALGPEVKRSLALCTTRLHDGSLPLLEVVLTLFPGSSEQVASVVPDVAQDVDLVLQQGEYTGIRSLLFEDLTRIADELHRPVRIRTREQGEIWYEGNRNCRNAGIREG, encoded by the coding sequence ATGAACTTTGCAGGTTTTGTCCCTCTCAGTACCGTTGACTGGCGGGGAAGATCAGTCTGTGTCATCTTCTTCAGGGGATGTCCGGTCAGGTGCTGGTATTGTCAGAATCCCGGGATACAGAGCGGGACTGATATGATGGCCTCTGATGATGTTCTGGGCATGATCAGGTCTGCGAGTCTGCTCATCAGCGGGGTGGTCTTCTCAGGCGGTGAGGCAACGATGCAACCTGATGCTCTCAGATATCTTGCTGATCAGGTGAAGCAGATGGGGCTTGCAGTTGGCCTGCACACAAACGGGGTATTTCCTGAAGTTCTGGATGATCTGATCTCCCGAATGTTGATCGATCTCATCGCCCTTGATATCAAACCGGACTGGAATCTAAATACGGTGAAGGGGAAAGAACGTGCACTCGGACCTGAAGTGAAACGATCACTGGCACTTTGCACAACCCGGCTTCATGATGGAAGTTTACCACTTCTTGAGGTGGTGTTGACTCTCTTCCCGGGGAGTAGCGAACAGGTAGCATCGGTGGTGCCTGATGTTGCTCAGGATGTTGATCTGGTTCTCCAACAGGGCGAATATACCGGGATACGATCTCTCCTGTTTGAGGATCTGACCAGGATTGCTGATGAACTCCATCGACCGGTACGGATACGAACCAGAGAGCAAGGGGAGATATGGTATGAAGGTAATAGGAATTGTAGGAATGCCGGGATCAGGGAAGGGTGA
- the rnz gene encoding ribonuclease Z: MGTIAGETLQIFFLGTSGALPTISRNLPCILMKWGSHDLLFDCGEGAQRQMMKARTGFSFESVFITHWHADHFLGLIGLLQTMSFSGREEPLVIYGPDTVHEMVIDIKQICRSRIKFPVESRRVRPGDTLPFEGYVIHAVATDHGIPGLSYIFEEDKRPGRFNRELAISLGVRPGPLFGRLQRGEDVQVVVDGEERLITPGMIMGEPRSGRKIIYSGDTRPNLPELTPVGEDVDLLIHDATFDDNELDRAREFMHSTAGEAGRVATALRAGRLALFHISTRYTSADQHLLDARKYYSGEILAPDDLVMLDIPFSERFSASPEGT; the protein is encoded by the coding sequence GTGGGGACCATAGCCGGCGAGACACTGCAGATCTTCTTCCTGGGAACCTCCGGAGCCCTCCCGACGATCTCGAGAAACCTCCCCTGTATTCTGATGAAATGGGGATCGCATGATCTCCTTTTTGATTGCGGCGAAGGGGCACAGCGCCAGATGATGAAGGCACGGACTGGCTTTTCATTTGAGTCTGTGTTCATCACCCACTGGCATGCAGATCACTTTCTCGGGCTCATTGGCCTCCTGCAGACGATGTCGTTCTCAGGGAGGGAGGAGCCTCTTGTGATCTACGGCCCTGACACGGTCCATGAGATGGTCATCGATATAAAGCAGATATGTCGGAGCAGGATCAAGTTCCCGGTCGAGTCACGACGAGTCAGGCCTGGTGATACACTTCCGTTTGAAGGGTACGTGATACATGCTGTTGCAACTGATCATGGAATCCCCGGACTTTCATACATCTTTGAAGAGGACAAACGCCCGGGAAGGTTCAATCGTGAACTTGCCATAAGTCTGGGTGTACGACCCGGGCCGCTCTTTGGCAGACTTCAACGTGGAGAAGATGTGCAGGTGGTGGTGGATGGGGAGGAGCGACTGATCACCCCGGGGATGATCATGGGTGAACCGCGTTCGGGCAGGAAGATCATTTATTCAGGAGATACAAGACCCAACCTCCCTGAACTTACCCCTGTTGGTGAGGATGTTGATCTTCTGATTCACGATGCCACCTTTGATGATAACGAGCTGGATCGGGCACGTGAGTTTATGCACTCAACAGCTGGGGAGGCAGGCAGAGTTGCAACAGCACTTCGGGCTGGTCGCCTGGCCCTTTTCCATATCAGTACCAGGTATACATCTGCAGACCAGCACCTCCTGGATGCACGAAAATATTATTCCGGTGAGATTCTCGCACCAGATGATCTGGTGATGCTTGATATACCGTTCTCTGAACGTTTTTCGGCATCTCCGGAAGGCACTTGA
- a CDS encoding dephospho-CoA kinase, whose protein sequence is MKVIGIVGMPGSGKGEFSAVSAELGIPVVVMGDVIREEVKKEGLPPVDANMGVVARRLREQYGMAAIAHVCIPVIESQNSPMVLIDGIRGDAEVREFAEHFPDFILIAIDSSLETRFERLKVRGRSDDLNDISELSSRDERESSFGLREAMNLATMRVENTGTLTEYQKTVRSTLEQIAGVT, encoded by the coding sequence ATGAAGGTAATAGGAATTGTAGGAATGCCGGGATCAGGGAAGGGTGAGTTTTCTGCCGTGTCAGCAGAGCTTGGTATCCCGGTGGTGGTCATGGGTGATGTCATCAGGGAGGAGGTTAAGAAAGAAGGTCTTCCTCCGGTTGATGCAAATATGGGTGTTGTGGCAAGGCGCCTCCGTGAGCAGTATGGCATGGCAGCCATCGCTCATGTTTGCATCCCGGTCATCGAGTCACAGAACTCACCCATGGTTCTGATCGATGGAATCAGGGGAGATGCCGAGGTCAGGGAGTTTGCTGAACACTTCCCGGATTTCATTCTCATCGCCATCGACTCTTCTCTTGAAACACGGTTTGAAAGGCTTAAAGTCCGTGGGAGGTCTGATGATCTGAATGATATTTCTGAACTCTCTTCCAGGGATGAACGCGAGTCATCGTTCGGTCTGCGTGAAGCCATGAACCTTGCAACCATGAGGGTTGAGAATACCGGCACCCTTACTGAATATCAGAAAACTGTCAGATCGACCCTGGAGCAGATTGCAGGAGTAACATGA